CAAGGGCAACATGGATATAGAACTCGCCATTGACGCCATGGAACAGGCGGAGGTGGTTGACCATCTTGTCATCTTCTCCGGCGATGGGGATTTCACCTCCCTGGTCGAGGCGTTGCAACGCAAGGGCCGCAAGGTCACGGTGGTCTCCTCGCTTTCGACACAGCCGCCAATGATTGCTGATGATCTGCGCCGCCAGGCCGATTATTTCCTTGACCTGTCCACTCTCAAGTCGGAAATCGGCAGGGAGTCTTCAGAACGGCCGCAACGTCATGCACCTGCCGTTGATGAAGACGACGACGACGATTTCGACGATTAACGGTCCGGGCCTCGGGCCAAAGCGCATACCGGCGGCACGATGACAGAACCAGACTATGATTGCGGCCTATGCCCAAGGCTTCGTGGCTTCATTCTTGAGAACCGGAAACTTCACCCGGAATGGCACAATGGTCCGGTGCCGACCTGGATCCCGCCCGAGGGAGCGGGTTCGGTCGAGCTGCTTGTTGTCGGCCTGGCGCCAGGTCTGCGCGGGGCAAACCTGACAGGACGCCCCTTTACCGGCGATTTTGCCGGCGACCTTCTGTATGAAACCCTAGGCGCGCACGGCTTTGCTTCAGGGACCTTCGAAGCCCGCCGCGATGACAGCCTGAGGCTCAGGCGCACAGCAATCACCAATGCCGTCAGGTGCGTACCACCGCAAAACAAGCCTGTGGGTGCTGAAATCAACACCTGTCGCAAATTCCTGAACGGCACGATCACCGGGATGCACAATCTCCGGGCTATCGTGACCTTGGGCAAGATTTCCCATGACAGCACCGTGCGCGGCCTCGGCGGCAAGCTGTCCGCTCACTCCTTTGGCCATCAGCGCGAAACCGAAATCGATGGCGTGCGAATTTTCTCGAGCTATCACTGCTCACGTTACAACACCAACACTGGCCGCCTGACACCGGAGATGTTCAACGCGGTCTTTACCGATGTGGCAAGGTTTCTGGCCACCTGAACCGGTCGCATCACCCGCGCGACGAGGACAGGATCAGCCGCGATCACGCAGCAGCCGGGATTTCTGACGGTTCCAGTCGCGTTCCTTCTGGGTCTCGCGCTTGTCGTGCAGCTTCTTGCCCTTGGCCAACGCCAGCTGAAGTTTCGCACGCCCCTTGTCATTGAAGTAGATCTTGAGCGGAACCAGCGTCATCCCGTCGCGCTGAACTGCCTGGCCGAGCCGCGCAATCTCGCGCGCCTTGAGCAGGATCTTTCGTCTGCGGCGGGTCTCATGATTGAACCGGTTGGCCTGCAGATATTCAGGCACATAGGAATTGATCAGCCACATTTCCCCGCCCTCTTCATTGGCGTAGGATTCCGCGATGTTTGCCTTGCCCTCACGCAACGACTTCACTTCGGTTCCGGTGAGGACCAGACCGGTTTCGAACGTGTCGACGATCTCGTAGTTGAAGCGCGCCTTGCGGTTCTCTGCGACGACCTTTCCGTGCTGGGACTTGTCTTGGTTCTTTGGTGCCATGATCAGGCCGAAACACCCGCATGCTCAAGAGCTGAATCCAGCAACGCGGCAGTGGCAGGTTCCACAGTGGTCAGCGGCGAGCGCACGACGTTACGGATCAAACCCAACTTGGCCAGACAATGCTTCACACCCGCGACCCCTGGCTCGGTGAAGATCGCCTTGTGCAACGGCATCAGCCGGTCAAGCATCGCGAGCGCTGCCGGGTAGTCGCCACGAAGCGTGGCTTCCTGAAACGCCGCGCACTCCGCCGGTGCCACATTGGCAGTCACAGAAATACAGCCGACTCCACCATGGGCGTTGAAGCCGAGCGCGGTGGGATCTTCACCCGACATCTGTACAAAATCGGGGCCACAGGCCATGCGCTGCTCGGGAACCCGCGCGAGATTGGCGGTCGCATCCTTCACCCCGATGATGGTCGGAAAATCCTTGTGCAACGCAGCCATCGTTTGCACCGACATGTCGACGACCGAACGCGGCGGAATATTGTAGATGATGATCGGAAGTGACGTGGCTTCCGCCACCGCCTTGAAATGGGCGTACAGCCCCCTCTGGGTCGGCCTGTTGTAATAGGGGGTCACCACCAGAACGGCATCCGCGCCAGCCTTTTCAGCATGAACGGCAAGCTCGATCGCCTCGGCGGTATTGTTCGATCCGGCACCCGCAATCACAGGCACCCGGCCATCGGCGACCTTGATACACAATTCCACAACACGCTTGTGCTCGGCATGGGTCAGAGTCGGAGATTCACCCGTCGTGCCGACCGGCACCAGGCCATGGCTGCCAGCCTTGATCATACGTTCGACGTGGCGAACGAATGCGTCCTCGTCCACCGATCCATCATCGGCAAACGGGGTAATGAGGGCTGGCATGGAACCCTTGAACATGCTGGTCTCCAAAAATGGTCGCAAGGCGCGTATTGTGTCTTCAAATTGTCATGGCAGCGGATACAGGAATTCTGCGCCGTGGAAAAGCCTTGCCGGTCCGCTGTAGAGCGGTTTTGCGCCGCCCCGCAGTGGTTTGACCATCTTTCTCATCGGTTGCAAAGCCATTCATGCTCCCAATTCTGCCTGAATGTTGAATTTGAATGGGTTCAATAAGTTTTGCTTAACCTTTGTTTCACCGACGCATGCCATGATCCCGCCGGAATGACAGAACTGGAGCGCTGCGGGTCGGGGAAGCGTCGCTCTTTCACTTAGCCTGGAACACTTGATCCGGACCGATCTTCATGAAGCTAAACACCCCCGTTGCAGCTCTGCTGTGCCTCTCAACCTCATTTGCCGGCATATCGATGGCAGCGCCCCTGCCCCGGGGCGATGTTCCGGAACCCACGCCGCGCCCTGCTGCTGTCAGCCTCGAAACAACCTCATCGGTCCTGCGTGTCAATGCGGCTGCATCCACCACTGCGAGCCGCGAGCTCAAGGCGGGGCTTGATGCGCTGAGCGACCGGGATGTCGACGCAGCACGAGCAGCGCGCGACGCGATGCGCCGCGGGACGCTCGACCATCAAATCCTCACCTGGGCGATCGCCCTTTCGGGACTGGAGGGCGTGCCGTCCGGCGAAATCGCCGCTGCAGCTGCCGAGCTCAAGGGCTGGCCGGGGCTGAAATCCCTTCGCGCGCTCTCGGAGCGGGCCATTTTCTTTGAAAATCCTCCCGCAGCCCAGGTGCTCGCAGCCTTTGGCGACACACGCCCCGAAACCGCCAAAGGCGCGATCACTCTAACCCGCGCGCTGATGACGGCAGGCCAGACCAACCGTGCCAGGTCAGTCGCGGTCGAGTTCTGGCGCACAGAACGAATGGACAAGGAAGAGTCCAACATCTTCCTCAAGGAATTCAAAGCGCTCTTGAGCAAGGCCGATCACCTGCGCCGGATGGAGATGCTTCTCTACCGCGACCGGGTTTCCGAAGCGAAACCGCTTGCGGAACTGGCACAGGCGCAATCGCTCTATCGGGCATGGACTTCGGTAATCCGAGCCCCCGCAAAAGCGGCATCCGCGATTTCGAAGGTGCACCCAAGCTGGCATGACGATCCTGCCTATCTCTATCTGAGGGTTCGGCATCTGCGCGCGTTGGAGCGCGACAAGGACGCCGCCGCACTGCTCGCCAAGATGCCACG
The DNA window shown above is from Hoeflea phototrophica DFL-43 and carries:
- the dapA gene encoding 4-hydroxy-tetrahydrodipicolinate synthase: MFKGSMPALITPFADDGSVDEDAFVRHVERMIKAGSHGLVPVGTTGESPTLTHAEHKRVVELCIKVADGRVPVIAGAGSNNTAEAIELAVHAEKAGADAVLVVTPYYNRPTQRGLYAHFKAVAEATSLPIIIYNIPPRSVVDMSVQTMAALHKDFPTIIGVKDATANLARVPEQRMACGPDFVQMSGEDPTALGFNAHGGVGCISVTANVAPAECAAFQEATLRGDYPAALAMLDRLMPLHKAIFTEPGVAGVKHCLAKLGLIRNVVRSPLTTVEPATAALLDSALEHAGVSA
- the smpB gene encoding SsrA-binding protein SmpB; translated protein: MAPKNQDKSQHGKVVAENRKARFNYEIVDTFETGLVLTGTEVKSLREGKANIAESYANEEGGEMWLINSYVPEYLQANRFNHETRRRRKILLKAREIARLGQAVQRDGMTLVPLKIYFNDKGRAKLQLALAKGKKLHDKRETQKERDWNRQKSRLLRDRG
- a CDS encoding uracil-DNA glycosylase: MTEPDYDCGLCPRLRGFILENRKLHPEWHNGPVPTWIPPEGAGSVELLVVGLAPGLRGANLTGRPFTGDFAGDLLYETLGAHGFASGTFEARRDDSLRLRRTAITNAVRCVPPQNKPVGAEINTCRKFLNGTITGMHNLRAIVTLGKISHDSTVRGLGGKLSAHSFGHQRETEIDGVRIFSSYHCSRYNTNTGRLTPEMFNAVFTDVARFLAT
- a CDS encoding NYN domain-containing protein, producing MFDPREKIALFIDGANLYAASKSLNFDIDYRKLLKSFQGRGYLLRAYYYTALIEDQEYSSIRPLIDWLDYNGYKVVTKPAKEFTDSMGRRKVKGNMDIELAIDAMEQAEVVDHLVIFSGDGDFTSLVEALQRKGRKVTVVSSLSTQPPMIADDLRRQADYFLDLSTLKSEIGRESSERPQRHAPAVDEDDDDDFDD